In a genomic window of Mycolicibacterium neoaurum VKM Ac-1815D:
- a CDS encoding GltB/FmdC/FwdC-like GXGXG domain-containing protein yields MDEMTTQSVHYDLRTTPLREVNKALHDAGAGSAYVIDNPDGAHNVAVGLDAPVQVTVNGHVGYYAAGMNQHAEILINGNAGTGVAENMMSGQVRVTGNASQSAGATAHGGLLVIEGDAAARCGISMKGVDIVVGGSIGHMSAFMAQAGRLVVRGDAGEALGDSIYEAHIYVRGAVASLGADCIKKDMRPEHHSELAELLTAAGFSDDTSEYSRYGSARNLYHFHVDNASAY; encoded by the coding sequence ATGGACGAGATGACAACCCAGTCAGTGCATTACGACCTGCGCACGACACCGTTGCGCGAGGTCAACAAGGCACTGCACGACGCAGGGGCAGGTAGCGCCTACGTCATCGACAATCCCGACGGCGCGCACAATGTGGCCGTCGGTCTGGACGCCCCGGTGCAGGTGACCGTCAACGGACACGTCGGTTACTACGCGGCCGGGATGAACCAGCACGCCGAGATCCTCATCAACGGCAACGCGGGCACCGGTGTGGCCGAGAACATGATGAGCGGTCAGGTCCGGGTGACCGGCAACGCCTCACAATCGGCCGGCGCCACCGCGCACGGCGGTCTGCTCGTCATCGAGGGTGATGCCGCCGCCCGCTGCGGCATCTCGATGAAGGGCGTCGATATCGTGGTGGGCGGCAGCATCGGTCACATGAGCGCATTCATGGCCCAGGCCGGCAGGCTCGTGGTCCGCGGCGATGCCGGTGAGGCGCTCGGCGACTCGATCTACGAGGCGCACATCTACGTCCGAGGCGCGGTCGCTTCGCTCGGTGCGGACTGCATCAAGAAGGACATGCGTCCCGAGCACCACTCCGAGCTTGCCGAATTGCTCACTGCAGCCGGGTTTTCCGATGACACGTCCGAATACAGCCGGTACGGCTCGGCCCGAAATCTGTATCACTTCCACGTCGACAATGCGAGTGCCTACTGA
- a CDS encoding class II glutamine amidotransferase domain-containing protein, whose translation MCGIVGLHLRTPQLYPRLGELLAEMLGEMADRGADSAGVAVYGDPSWSPPGRGCVSVTDLDHVPDLGPDVEVVQVDSTYLLAADTPSEDLLERVRAAYPTALIAGFGADLAVLKGVGHPRELTKAWGLSAAQGWQGVGHTRMATESAVTPSGCHPYTVGPQQCLVHNGSFANHATIRRDLRRAGVVFDSENDTEVGARFVAQQLAAGRDVETALKELCATFDGFYTLLVSNHDSFAVVRDAIACKPAVIAETPDWVAMASEYRALSGLPGVGAAKIWEPEPEVVYAWTR comes from the coding sequence ATGTGCGGGATAGTCGGATTGCACCTGCGCACTCCGCAGCTCTACCCACGGTTGGGGGAACTGCTCGCGGAGATGCTGGGCGAAATGGCCGATCGGGGAGCCGATTCCGCCGGAGTGGCGGTCTACGGCGATCCGTCGTGGTCGCCGCCGGGGCGCGGATGTGTGTCGGTGACCGACCTGGACCATGTGCCCGACCTCGGTCCCGATGTCGAGGTCGTCCAGGTCGATTCGACCTACCTGCTCGCGGCGGACACGCCGTCGGAGGATCTGCTGGAACGGGTGCGCGCGGCATACCCGACGGCGCTGATCGCCGGCTTCGGAGCGGATCTGGCGGTCCTCAAGGGCGTCGGCCATCCGCGCGAACTCACCAAGGCCTGGGGACTGTCCGCGGCGCAAGGGTGGCAGGGAGTCGGGCATACCCGGATGGCCACGGAATCGGCGGTGACCCCCTCGGGTTGCCACCCCTACACCGTCGGACCTCAACAATGCCTGGTGCACAACGGGTCCTTCGCCAATCACGCCACGATCCGGCGCGATCTCCGACGCGCGGGGGTGGTCTTCGACAGCGAGAACGACACCGAGGTGGGTGCCCGGTTCGTCGCACAGCAACTGGCCGCCGGCCGGGATGTCGAGACCGCGCTGAAGGAACTGTGCGCCACCTTCGACGGCTTCTACACGTTGCTGGTGTCCAACCACGATTCGTTCGCCGTGGTGCGCGACGCCATCGCCTGTAAGCCGGCGGTGATCGCCGAGACGCCCGACTGGGTGGCCATGGCCAGCGAGTACCGAGCGCTGTCCGGGCTGCCCGGAGTCGGGGCGGCCAAGATCTGGGAACCGGAGCCGGAGGTGGTCTACGCATGGACGAGATGA